The stretch of DNA CGTCGCAGTTTCTGTGGCGAAAGACCAAGAGGAAGTAGCACAAATGTTTCGTGATTATGACTTTCTTGCACTACCTGTAGTTGATTTTCAAGACCATTTACTTGGAATAATCACTGTTGACGATATTTTAGATGTTATGGAAGAAGAAGCAAGTGAGGATTACTCGATGCTTGCTGCCATGTCTAATACGGATATAAAAGACGATAATGCATTTCGTTCAGCTAGGAAACGATTACCTTGGTTAGTGATTCTACTGTTTTTAGGGATGCTTACAGCCAGTTTAATTGGCAGATTTGAAGATACGTTAAACCAAGTTGCTGTTTTAGCTATATTCATACCATTAATTGCTGGAATGGCAGGTAACTCTGGAACACAAGCTTTAGCAGTAGCAGTACGAGGTATGGCAACTGGAGATTATAATAATAATGATAAATGGAAGCTTGTTGGGAGAGAAGCGATTACTGGTCTAATTACAGGTACGGTTTGTGGAAGTATATTAGTACTGGTTATTTATTTGTGGCAAGGAAATATTTATCTTGGGTTCCTCGTAGGTTTTTCAATAATGGGGTCACTTATCGTAGCAACATTAGCTGGTACATTGATTCCAATGTTTATGAATCGTTTAAATATCGACCCAGCAGTTGCATCGGGACCATTTATTACAACAATTAATGATTTAATTTCTATTTTAATCTATTTTGGAATGGCAACAACATTCATGAGTTATTTAATATAGTTTGAGACAAATATATATATGTAACACTAAGTATAATTTATGGTGAAAGTATGTAGTATTCTATTTAAGAGCTTATACTCTCCTCTTTCATGTATTAGGGCATTGTACACAAATTATTTTTGGGTACATATACTAACTAGAGGATGGAATGAAGGGAGTATGAAATAATGTCAAAAAGTGAATATGCAAAAGAGCCATTGCTTTATATTCATCAGCCTGACTTGAATCAGCCTAAAGCTACGATGCAACATCATTTTATGGGGAATCGTAATAGAAGTGCACATTCAAAAAATGAAATAAAAGACTCTTTAATCCCTAGAAAAACAAGAAGTGGAAAACAAATAAAAGAGTTCACCAATAAAGAAGTTCAAAATCAAGAAAACCATGAAGACAATAAAAAGAAAAAGCAATTTAAAGCGATGTCTATTAACGAAAAAATTGATTATTTTCTTGACCGCTCAGAGTACGCTCCTCCTATTAATTGTTTAGTAATTACAGATCAAAAAAAGTACCGAGGAATAATCCTAGATACAACGAAAGAAGAAGTGAAATTTCGTCCATCTAACCGAAAAAACAGCATTAAAATTACTTATGATGTAATAAAAGATATTCAATTAGTAGGATTCTAAAAAAACACCATTCAGTTTTAGCTGAATGGTGTTTTTTTCAATTATTAATTGAATGCGTTGATTGCCGGTAAGCAAGTTACATGACAGAAACAATCTAAATCTACAGTAATACAAATGCCGGTAGCTTCTAAATCATGTGTGCTTTGTTCAGTTGGATCTTTTAAGTGATCATATCCACAGCTTTCTCCGTCACTGAGTAGCAATTCAAGAACTGCGCAATTATCTTTATCTACTTTTTTGACACGGAAGATGAAGCTAGAAAGGATATCGCCAATTTTGCTTCTGTGTTCACGAACAGCACCAAATCCTTTAAATGGTTTACAATCCTTGCAATATAGGATAACTGGAACTGTATCTAAACCGTTAGAGGTATCGTTCTCACCTAGCAAGTCGTTGATGGATTGATCACAGCTGGTATCACAGCAATTTTCTACAATGTCATTTTGAGCGTCAACAATATCTTTTAAGATATCTGCTACGCAACTTCCCGTATCGTAATTTTTTCCACAACCCATGAAAAATATCTCCTTTCGCAATTTGAATTTACTTTCCTTATAGGATATGTGTCATAGCATGGATGGTGTGGGCATATATAAGAAAAACTGTGAGTATGACTAGAAATAAAAAAAAGTATTGAAAAAATGTTTGCTTTTTCAGAAAAAGGGTATTTATTAGAAAAGAACCGTCAAATGTTAATGCGTATTTACGTATACTATAGATAGGTTATTCTTTGAGAGGAGATTCTGATATGGCTTACGTACTTCCAATTGAACATTACCAATACCAAGATTATCAACGCCGTGTTATACAAGTGAAGACGAATAGAAACTATATCGAAGGTCCGTTTAAAGTAGTGTTAGATCAAAAACATCAAGAAGTTGCTGCTAGGCATGAAGGATTACATCCGTCTGTAGATGACAACCGTAAAGTTGCAAATTATATCTCAAAAGAAGATGTGAGCCTATTTACAGGAAAAGGAAGAAATTTTAACGATTATGTTTAAATTATTGAAGAAAAAAGTACCTTATTCTAAAGAGAAGCTAGAATAAGGTACTTTTAATTGGTTAGTCCACATCCCATTTTTGATGATTACGGTTGATATAAGGTAGGAGGAAAAGAGGCTTGTCTTTTATATACTCTGCGTAAAATACATCTTCGATCCTTTCATATCCTTCTTTCTTAATTTGCTCCATCAACCATTCTATACTAAGGTTTTTCTCCTTTAAATTATCCTGTATTACTTCACCGTCATTAATCAATGTTGTTGATAAATCTACTTCTGTTGTACTCATTTTTAAATCTTTTCGGGTAGGTATTTGGTAGTCCGATTTTTTGAGAACAGATAATGTACCATTCGCTTCTAAAACGGCAAATTCAACTTCCTGAATAGAAAATGTATCCTTTGTACGAAGTAAATGTTGTAGCTGATTAATATCAAGTTTGTTTTTCTTCATTGTGTCACGAATTAACTTTCCATTGTAAATTACAATGGAAGGGAAACCTTCTATCATATGTCGAGTATGCTTGTATTTTTGTGTGATAATTTCTGATATATACATAATTATTGCATAAATGGTAATAACGAATAATATATCAATGATTCCGGCATTTTGATCGAATAAAGCATTGCCTACTAATTCACCAAGTAATAATGCTGCGATAAAATCAAAGGGAGTTATTTGCGAAATCTGTGTTTTCCCAAGGATTTTTGTAACAAGAAAAAGTGCAACAAAGCCTATAACCATCTCAAAAAACATGCTGAAATATCCACTCATGATGTAATCTCCCTCCATGTATGCATTCAGGCTTAGTGTTGCCGAAAAAGAGATAATCATGTAAAGAACTAGAACAAAAGGGCAAGTGCCCTTTATTACCGTATTTCCTGGACGTGGCTAATTAACTTCTAACGTTTACCCACAGTTACAAAATTTTATAATTTTTCTAGACATTAAAAAAAGGGAAGCAGTTAGTATACTGATTCCCTACATTAATTATAAATCTTTTACCATGGTTACATGTGGAATTCCTGCATCCATAAATTCATCTGATATCACATGATACCCTAATTTCTTATAGAAATTTAATGCGTGCGTTTGTGCATTTAATTTTGCTTTATGATAATTTTGATGTTTTATTTCTTCTTCCATCGCAGCTATCAGTTGTTGGCCAACAGATTTCCCGCGATGAGCTTTTAAAACACAAATTCTTTCTAATTTGCCATAACCTTCATCTGTATACCTTAAGCGACTTGCTGCAATAGCAGAACCATGCTCATAGGCTAAAAAATGAGTAGCGGTGGCATCATGTTCATCTAATTCTTCTTCAGCAGGCACTTCTTGTTCTTCTACAAATACAATCATACGGATATGATATGCCTGTTCTAATTCTTCTCTTGACTGTGCCATTTTGACTTCCATACAAAAAATTAATCCCTTCCTAAAACAAATGTTTGGTAAACTGTCCAAGATTCATTGTCTAATTGGTATAGTAATTGAAATCGATCAACATAATCTTCCAGATTGAAACCTTCCATTTGTAATCTTCCTAAGATATCGGAAAACTCATCGTGCTCCAAATCTTGGGCAATAGTAATATGAGGTACAAATGGATGGGTCTGATTATCATCAAATTTACCTTCATGTAATTTTGTGTGCAAGTCATTAAGTTGTTGAATTGGTTCAACTTTGAAATAAATAGTATTTGTTACTGGCTCAAACGTACTTACTTTATTAATTTGAATATGGAACGGTTCGGTTTCTTTTGCGATCTTGCGAAGCTCTTCAACTGTCTCACTTAAAGTTTCTTCGTCAGCTTCAAAAGATTCTTTTAATGTTAAGTGAGGTGGTATTAATGAATAACGAGGGTCATATCGCTTTCTTAATGCGTTAGCCTGATCCTGGATTGTTTTAGATGGGAAAATTGCAATGCCGTATTTCATAATGTAACCTCC from Oceanobacillus iheyensis HTE831 encodes:
- a CDS encoding YetF domain-containing protein — translated: MSGYFSMFFEMVIGFVALFLVTKILGKTQISQITPFDFIAALLLGELVGNALFDQNAGIIDILFVITIYAIIMYISEIITQKYKHTRHMIEGFPSIVIYNGKLIRDTMKKNKLDINQLQHLLRTKDTFSIQEVEFAVLEANGTLSVLKKSDYQIPTRKDLKMSTTEVDLSTTLINDGEVIQDNLKEKNLSIEWLMEQIKKEGYERIEDVFYAEYIKDKPLFLLPYINRNHQKWDVD
- a CDS encoding CotO family spore coat protein, encoding MSKSEYAKEPLLYIHQPDLNQPKATMQHHFMGNRNRSAHSKNEIKDSLIPRKTRSGKQIKEFTNKEVQNQENHEDNKKKKQFKAMSINEKIDYFLDRSEYAPPINCLVITDQKKYRGIILDTTKEEVKFRPSNRKNSIKITYDVIKDIQLVGF
- the mgtE gene encoding magnesium transporter; translated protein: MKQERYDTQYEEQFQVHIEKVNTALQEGEIEVFRESFLDIHPYDQAMFFNQQDEEARGQIYTYLSPEEMSEILINIDLEDVTAFFEEMDPRYAAMILAEMPTDDAVDVLNELDKEKVASYLTIMDQESANEIKQLLHYEEKTAGSIMTTEYVSIYNNMTVSETMRLLKTEAPDAETIYYLFVLDGDKRLVGVLSIRDLIIADDETKIEELMSTKVVAVSVAKDQEEVAQMFRDYDFLALPVVDFQDHLLGIITVDDILDVMEEEASEDYSMLAAMSNTDIKDDNAFRSARKRLPWLVILLFLGMLTASLIGRFEDTLNQVAVLAIFIPLIAGMAGNSGTQALAVAVRGMATGDYNNNDKWKLVGREAITGLITGTVCGSILVLVIYLWQGNIYLGFLVGFSIMGSLIVATLAGTLIPMFMNRLNIDPAVASGPFITTINDLISILIYFGMATTFMSYLI
- a CDS encoding CotY/CotZ family spore coat protein; this translates as MGCGKNYDTGSCVADILKDIVDAQNDIVENCCDTSCDQSINDLLGENDTSNGLDTVPVILYCKDCKPFKGFGAVREHRSKIGDILSSFIFRVKKVDKDNCAVLELLLSDGESCGYDHLKDPTEQSTHDLEATGICITVDLDCFCHVTCLPAINAFN
- a CDS encoding YjcG family protein — encoded protein: MKYGIAIFPSKTIQDQANALRKRYDPRYSLIPPHLTLKESFEADEETLSETVEELRKIAKETEPFHIQINKVSTFEPVTNTIYFKVEPIQQLNDLHTKLHEGKFDDNQTHPFVPHITIAQDLEHDEFSDILGRLQMEGFNLEDYVDRFQLLYQLDNESWTVYQTFVLGRD
- a CDS encoding GNAT family N-acetyltransferase; this encodes MEVKMAQSREELEQAYHIRMIVFVEEQEVPAEEELDEHDATATHFLAYEHGSAIAASRLRYTDEGYGKLERICVLKAHRGKSVGQQLIAAMEEEIKHQNYHKAKLNAQTHALNFYKKLGYHVISDEFMDAGIPHVTMVKDL